One window of Cervus elaphus chromosome 2, mCerEla1.1, whole genome shotgun sequence genomic DNA carries:
- the IGHMBP2 gene encoding DNA-binding protein SMUBP-2 isoform X2, translating to MPPLTFCNPALDASQQEAVLFALSQKELAIIHGPPGTGKTTTVVEIILQAVKRGSKVLCCAPSNIAVDNLVERLAQRKQRILRLGHPARLLDSIQQHSLDAVLARSDGARIVADIRRDIDQAWAKNRKTQDKREKSNFRDEIKLLRKELKDREEAAMLESLAAASVVLATNTGASADGPLKLLPDGHFDVVVIDECAQALEASCWIPLLKARKCILAGDHKQLPPTIVSHKAALAGLSLSLMERLAEQHGARAVRMLTVQYRMHQAIARWASEALYHGQLTAHPSVAGHLLRDLPGVAATEETGLPLLLVDTAGCGLLELEEEDEQSKGNPGEVRLVSLHVQALVDAGVRAADIAVITPYNLQVDLLRQSLAHRHPELEIRSVDGFQGREKEAVILSFVRSNRKGEVGFLAEDRRINVAVTRARRHVAVVCDSRTVSNHAFLKTLVDYLTEHGEVRTAFEYLDDIVPENYSHEGAQAGGKPRGSAATGRRTPGGTGPGRKTSGTPLGSSEAQPQPILDGGGRDGAGSTDGADGFRVAIAEFVASEKTQLEFPASLNSHDRLRVHQIAEQFGLRHDSTGKGRERFVTVSKRVPPAPAAPAPAAGPGGRAPLCPKTPSSEQPEPPIGEPSSQDQPDLKALHLERLQRAGAREGPRAPGPVPRKLPEKKKKKDARGPAARELPAEEDFDALVSAAIKADNTCSFAKCTVSVVTLGQLCPHCGHRYCLGHHLPEVHGCGERARAHARQRISREGVLYPGSGTKDRFLDPAKRAQLQRKLDKKLDELTGQRRSKRKEKGK from the exons CCCCGCTGACCTTCTGCAACCCCGCCTTGGATGCCTCCCAGCAGGAAGCGGTCCTGTTCGCGCTGTCCCAGAAGGAACTCGCCATCATCCATGGGCCCCCGGGAACTGGGAAGACCACCACCGTGGTGGAGATCATCCTTCAAGCTGTGAAACGGGGCTCAAAG GTCCTGTGCTGCGCGCCCTCTAACATCGCCGTGGACAATCTCGTGGAGCGGCTGGCCCAGCGGAAGCAGCGGATCCTCCGCCTCGGCCACCCGGCGCGCCTCCTGGACTCCATCCAGCAGCACTCGCTGGACGCGGTCTTAGCGCGGAGCGACGGCGCCCGGATCGTGGCCGACATCAGGAGGGACATCGACCAGGCCTGG GCGAAAAACAGAAAGACCCAGGATAAGAGAGAGAAGAGTAATTTTCGAGATGAAATCAAGCTGCTGAGGAaggagctgaaggacagggaggaggcAGCCATGCTGGAGAGCCTGGCGGCGGCCAGTGTGGTCCTCGCAACAAACACAG gcgcctctgcgGATGGCCCGCTGAAGCTGCTGCCCGATGGGCACTTTGATGTGGTGGTCATTGACGAGTGTGCCCAGGCCCTGGAAGCCAGCTGCTGGATACCCCTGCTGAAGGCCCGGAAGTGCATCCTGGCCGGAGACCACAAGCAGCTGCCTCCCACCATCGTCTCCCACAA GGCAGCGCTGGCCGGGCTGTCGCTCAGCCTGATGGAGCGCCTGGCGGAGCAGCACGGGGCCCGGGCGGTGCGGATGCTGACAGTGCAGTACCGCATGCACCAGGCCATCGCGCGTTGGGCCTCGGAGGCCCTGTACCACGGTCAGCTCACCGCCCACCCTTCCGTGGCCGGGCACCTCCTGAG GGACCTCCCGGGCGTGGCGGCCACCGAGGAGACGGGCCTGCCCCTGCTGCTGGTGGACACGGCCGGCTGCGGGCTgctggagctggaggaggaggacgAGCAGTCCAAAGGGAACCCCG GTGAAGTGCGCCTTGTCAGCCTGCACGTCCAGGCGCTGGTGGACGCGGGTGTCCGGGCCGCCGACATCGCCGTCATCACGCCGTACAACCTGCAG GTGGACCTGCTCAGACAGAGCCTCGCGCACAGGCATCCGGAGCTTGAGATAAGGTCCGTCGACGGCTTCCAGGGCCGGGAGAAGGAGGCTGTGATCCTGTCCTTCGTCAGATCCAACAGGAAAG GTGAGGTGGGCTTCCTCGCCGAGGACCGGCGCATCAACGTGGCGGTCACCCGCGCACGGCGCCACGTGGCCGTGGTCTGCGACTCCCGCACAGTCAGCAACCACGCCTTCCTGAAGACCCTGGTTGACTACCTCACGGAGCACGGGGAGGTGCGCACAGCCTTTGAGTATCTCGACGACATCGTCCCTGAGAACTACTCCCACGAGGGCGCCCAGGCAGGCGGGAAGCCCCGGGGCTCTGCGGCGACTGGCAGGAGGACCCCTGGGGGGACCGGGCCGGGCCGGAAGACCAGCGGAACGCCCTTGGGCTCCTCCGAGGCGCAGCCTCAGCCCATTCTCGACGGAGGCGGCCGGGACGGCGCCGGGAGCACAGATGGTGCAGACGGCTTCAGGGTCGCGATCGCGGAATTCGTGGCGAGCGAGAAGACGCAGCTGGAGTTCCCTGCCTCCCTGAACTCACACGACAGGCTGCGGGTCCACCAGATCGCGGAGCAGTTCGGGCTGAGGCACGACAGCACCGGGAAGGGGAGGGAGCGCTTCGTCACGGTGAGCAAGAGGGTCCCGCCCGCCCCCGCAGCTCCGGCACCCGCTGCGGGGCCCGGCGGCAGAGCCCCTCTGTGTCCCAAGACCCCCAGCTCCGAGCAGCCGGAGCCCCCCATCGGGGAGCCGAGTAGCCAGGACCAGCCGGACCTGAAGGCGCTGCACCTGGAGAGACTGCAGAGGgcgggggccagggaggggcccCGCGCCCCGGGCCCTGTGCCCCGGAAGTTAccggaaaagaagaagaagaaagacgcGAGAG GCCCTGCAGCCAGGGAGCTGCCCGCCGAGGAGGACTTTGATGCCCTGGTCTCGGCGGCCATCAAGGCAGACAACACCTGCAGCTTCGCCAAGTGCACGGTCAGCGTCGTGACCCTGGGCCAGCTCTGCCCGCACTGTGGCCACCGCTACTGCCTCGGCCACCACCTGCCCGAG GTCCACGGTTGTGGGGAGAGGGCTCGCGCCCATGCTCGGCAGAGGATCAGCCGGGAAGGGGTCCTCTACCCCGGCAGTGGGACCAAGGACAGGTTCCTGGACCCTGCCAAGCGGGCCCAGCTGCAGAGGAAGCTGGACAAGAAGCTGGACGAGCTGACTGGCCAGAGGCGGagcaagaggaaggagaaggggaagtga